TTTACAGGCGTGCATCTGGTTCCATTTGTTCAGGATAGACGTTTTCGGGTCTTTGCCCATGCGCACGCCACCCATTTCGTGAATATCGGAGCCAGGGGCACTTTTGGAATCTACCGGTTTAATGTTGGTAAAACCGGCTTTGGTAAACATTTCAGTGAATTGTTCCAGGTAATCCTGTATCATTTTTTCGTCGTTGTCATCAAAGGCGACCGAGAAGCGCATTTGCGGAATGCCATACGGATCTTTTAGAGTTTTATCCAGGGTCACAAAATTGCTTTCCTTCGGAATGGTCTCGCCCATCATCCAGGAGCTAACATTCCAGGGACCTAAAACCGGGTTCAACAATTGCTCTTTTAAGGTAGCGCCAATACCTTCTTTGTTTTTAATCATACCACGGCCGCCGCCAAATCCGGCCGCGTAACCCCGCAGAAAATCTGTTTCCTGTTTGTGTACATTCCGGAAACGGGGAATGTAGGAATGGTTTGGCGTTTTACCGTCGGTAGTTTTGTCCATTAAGCTTTCAAACTGCGCCGAAATGCGGGCCCGGTAATTATGGAACGCCACGTATTTGCCCAACACACCGCTGTCGTTACCTAAACCGTTTTCAAAGCGGGACGAAGTAGAGTTTAGCAAAATTAAATTGGTATTTAAGGCCGAAGCATTCACGAAAATGATTTTGGCGTAGTACTCCAGCATTTCTTTGGTGTTGGCATCTACTACCCGCACACCCGTGGCCCGGCCTTTTTTATCGTCGTAAATAATAGAGTGTACCACGGAGTGCGGCCGTAACGTCATTTTGCCAGTTTTAGCCGCCCAGGGCAAAGTAGAGGCGTTGCTGCTGAAATAACCGCCAAACGGACAACCCCGCACGCACAAAGCCCGGTGCTGGCACTTGGCCCGGCCTTGCTGGTAATGCACTTCTTTCGGTTGAGTTAAGTGGGCGCAACGGCCCTGAATCATTTGCCGGTCTTGGTAATGCTTCGCGATTTGGTCTTTAAAGTAAGCATCCACGCAACTCATTTCGGTAGCCGGTAAAAACTCGCCATCGGGTAAGTGCGGCAAGCCATCTTTGTTGCCCGAGATACCGGCAAATTTCTCGACGTAGCTGTACCAAGGAGCTAGGTCTTTGTAGCGGATGGGCCAGTCTACGGCAAAGCCGTCGCGAGCGGGGCCTTCAAAGTCGAAATCGCTCCAGCGCTGGGTTTGGCGCGCCCAGAGCAATGATTTGCCGCCCACGTGGTAGCCGCGCGTCCAATTAAACGGTTTATCTTCAATGTAAGGTTGTTCGCCATCTTTCACCACAAAATGCATGGTGGCTTCGTTAAACAAACCGCGTTTCTGGCTTTCGATTGGGTTTTGCTTCCGGATTTCCAAGGGCACCTGGCCGCGGTGCTCAAACTCCCAGGGGTTTAAATTGGCCGTAGGGTAATCCACTACGTGTTTTACGTCGCGCCCACGTTCCAGCACCAGGGTTCTTAAACCTTTGCCGGTTAATTCTTTGGCGGCCCAACCGCCGCTAATGCCCGAGCCAATTACAATGGCGTCGAAGGTCATTTCTTTTACTGCGTCTATCGTTAAGTTTGCCATTATTTCTGTAGCTGAGCTTGGGGAGTGGGTGCTGGCACGCAGCCGTAAAAATGCCCCGGAATCATTTTGTAATTGGTGTGATTGGTTAAGTAATATTCGGAAGTAAGATAGCCTTGCAGGGTTAAGTCTTTAACCAGTTTGTAAAACGAGGCCCAGTTTGGATCGATGGAAATTTCCATAGTGGTTAAGATTTCTTCCCGTTGCTTGGTGTCGCAGGTGGCAAACGTTTTGGCGTAGGTTTGCTTGGCTAGTTGTTCGGCGGTTTCCAGTCCTTTTACCACGTTGGCCTGCACCTCAGGCTCGTAGCAATCCGAGATCATTTTGTGCACGAACAGGTGAATTTTTAAATCTTTCGCCCCGGGCGTATCGGTGGTGGGTAGAATGGTTTCAGTAATTTCGGCCAGCAAGGCTTCCTGGTCCGGCGTTAAATATGCTTGTACTGCTACAAGGGACTGCTCGCTCCAGTTTTCTGCCCAGGTCGGTAAAGCCATCAGCCCCCCGAATGACAGGGCCAGGTTCTTCAGGGCTACTCTTCTTTTCATTTATAAAATTTAAAAATTGTTGCGGTTGGGTGATTAATCTTCTTGAAAGTTAATTTACTGCCTTTTGGAAGCCTGGAAAAGCTAAATTTTTAAAAATTTGCCTTACTTCGACTTCTCCGCCACGGGAGCTTCGGCTTTTTCGGAATTACTCACGAACGAAATGGATTTGCTATCTGGCGACCAGGAGTTCACGTTAATGGTTCCCTGCCCACCGTAGAGGTAGGCTATTACCCGAGGCGCGCCGCCAGCCGTGGGCATCAAGCGTAGCGTTACGCGCTGGTAACTGGGGTGCGAGTTCGGATCAATATCCGTCGGGAAAGAAATATAAGCAATCCATTTGCCATCAGGAGAAATGTGTGGGAACCAGTTGTGGTTTTCGTCGAAGGTCATTTGTTCTTTACCCGAACCATCCGGTTTCATGCGCCAGATTTGCATGGTGCCCGTGGGGTTGGCGTTGTAATAAATATACTTCCCGTCCGGCGAATACTCCGGCCCGTCAACGTGTCCGGTGGTATTTTGGGTTAATGCTACTTCTTTGCCGGTGCTTACGTTAGCCCGGTAGATGTTGTAAATTTTGCTCCCATTTCGCTGGCCCACCAGTACTACTTCTTTGTGGTTGGTAGCCCAACCGTGCCAATATGAGGGCGATTCCTGAGTTACCAGTTTAGGGGTGCCCCCGGCTAAAGGCAAAACGTACACGTACGAACCGCCGGTAGTGCCTTCTTTGCCGCCACTAATGGCCAGTTGTTTGTTATCGAAGGCAATGCCGTGGTCGTTGTTGATCCGGGAAACCGAACCGGTATTTAGTTTTTCCGGAGTGCCGCCGTTGGCCGGGATGGTATAGATAAACCCGCCGGCATTGTACAACAATTTTTTGCCGTCCAACATCCAGTTGGGGGCCTCCAGTTTGGTAGGCGAGTCCAGAATTACTTTGCGTTTGCCATCCGCAATGGTCATGGTTTCCAGGCGGCAGCCTAAAACGTCCTGCGTTTTGGGTAAGGTTTTCTGGATTTGTGGATTGGGATGGTAAATGCTGGCGACGGGTTTATCGATGCGCACATTCCAGACTTTGGCTTCCTGCACATCGTCGGGGTTATGCGACGAAATAAATAAACCGGCCAACACCGCATCCGGCAAATCGGGCATGTCGTGAGAGCCTACTTCTTGCAGTGGTTCGCCCCAGTTAGCCACCCGCATAATCATTTTTTTACCGCTGCGCTCCAACTGAACTATTTGAAAAACGGTTTTCTTGGGGTAGAAAATTTCGTCCTGCGGGTCGCGCATGTAGGCGCCGCGCAAAGGTCGCCATTGCAATACGGTTAAGCCGTCGCCGTGTACCACGGCGTTCATGCTGGCCGCTGCTTCATCCGCCGATTCCCGCACCATCCAGCCAATCTTGCGGTGCGGATCGCCTTTTTCGCCCACAAAGGCAAAGTTGGCGGTTAAGATAAAATCACCCTGAATTTTATTGTACAAATAGTGAAACTCGTCACGGTTAAACCAAATATTGCTGCCGCCTCCTTTTATCTGGTAGGTTTGGGTAGCCGCGTCGTAAGTAGCGCCGCCTTTCATTTTGGGGTTACCAATATCGGTGTGGTTTTGAAAAATACCTACCGGATTGTTTTGGGCCCAGGCCGGGGCATGGAAAAGTAAAAGCAGAATAACCGAGTAAATCTTTTGCATCGTAATTTTTAAATTAACAAGTTTTAAATATTATCTGGTAAGCGGTTAATCGTTGCGTAGCTTCAATTTTTTAAATTTTTTACTTTTTTAGGAGCAGAAAACTTAAATGTAAATGCGGCTGCCCGAGTAGTTCTGCCGGAATTCTTTGGGCGTACAATTATTTTTCTTGCGGAAAATCCGGTTGAAATAAGACAAGTTATTAAAGCCGCAGTTGTAAGAAATTTCGGCAATGGTTTGCGTGGTGTCAATTAACAAGCGCGATGCATGACCCAACCTGATTTGGTTTAAACTTTCGATAAAAGTTTTACCGGTTCGTTTTTTAATAAAGCGACTAAACGAAACTTCCGGCATGTTTACCACACCGGCCACATCGGCCAGCGAAATATCTTTGTTGTACTGGGCCTGCATAAAATCAAACGCTTTTTCGATGCGGCGGCTGTGGTACGTAAACTGCTCGGAGGTAAAAGAAGTGTTCGATAAAGTGCGCATATTGGGCGCTACCGATAAATCGTGCAATAAAGAAAGTAATTCTAAAACCGAATCGAATCCTGTTTGATGGGTTAATTTTTCCAGGCGCGGCCGGAAAGCTTCAGTTGTTTCACGCGAAAACAAAATTCCTTTGCTGGACCGGTCGAGCAAGTTGCGAATAAAACTTAACTGGTTACGCTGCAAAAATTTGTTGTCGAACAAATCGGAGTGGAATTGCAGGGTAATTTCAAAAATCTCTTTGCTCTGGCATTGGTGCGTAAACCAGGCGTGCGGTAAATTGCTACCCACCAACACCAATTCTAAATCATCAATTACTTCTACGTGGTCGCCAATAACGCGCTTGGTGCCAGCCCCGTTAGCAATAAAGTTTAATTCAAATTCGTCGTGGTAATGCAACGGAAAGTCAAACTCCGACTTAACCCGGTGTAAAATAGTAAAACAATCGTTTTGCGTAAGTGGGGTGATTTCCCGGTAAATGGTATTCATTAAAGGCGTAATCAGATTAAATTCTTTAAACAGTTTCAATTTTTAAATTTTAACTGCTAAAATAATATTAGTGAGTGGTAAGTAGTTCTATTCTGTACTTAACCACCGTTAATTTTTGATTTTTTAAAAAATAAGGCAGACTTAGAGGGTAATAACAATTATTAAAAACAATCAGATCACATAAAGTAACTAAATTACCTTTTCTGAAGAAGCTGTTAAGTATAATTTAAAAATAAATCTACCTCAAAATTTAAGTCTTAATTTTTAGATTCCCAAGCTTAATGCCGATTCAGGCAATTTTTTGATAAAATTGTATTAGGTAGCCGCAAACCCTTAAAATAAGGCAATCCAGTAGAAGTGGGGGAGAAAGCGGAAGGGTATTACGGAAGAAGAAATTGTTTATCCAGCCCCCGCATATTTGTTTATTAAAGTCGTTAGTTATCTAAATGGGTATTACTACCTCAGCGTTTAATATGGATGTTACAACAAACTTTAGGAGTGTCTATTTTAATGCAGAACTTGTGCGACTATTTACCAGATTTGGCGTTTAAGTAATTATTTTTGCCGGATTATACCAGTAGGCTCTAACTGCAAGGTCATAAGTTTTGCCGTATTCTATGGTTATTTCCCATTTCTAAAATTAAGCTGACAACGAAACAAAGCCCATTTTCCTGATTTATTTAAAAATCAGATTACCCGGAATACCAATTTTTGAATGAAATTAACTACTGTTGATATTTGTATAATTCTGGTTTACCTGTTAGCGGTAGTAGTTCTGGGGCTGGTACTGAAGAAAAGAGCAGCTAAAAACAAAGAAGCTTACCTACTCGGCGGCAAAACCTTGCCTTGGTACTTGTTGGGCTTATCTAACGCTTCGGATATGTTCGATATTTCGGGCACGATGTGGATGGTAACCCTGGCATTTGTGTATGGCCTGAAAAGTCTCTGGATCCCGTGGTTGTGGCCCGTTTTCAACCAGGTTTTTCTCATGATGTACCTATCGGTTTGGATACGCCGCTCCAACGTAACTACCGGGGCCGAATGGATAACTACCCGTTTTGGTAACGGGCAGGGCGCTGTGGCCTCGCACCTAATTATGGTAATTTTTGCTATTCTGAGTTGCCTGGGTTTTCTGGCCTACGGTTTTGTGGGTTTAGGTAAGTTTATCGAAATTTTTATTCCGTACAATAGTATTGCGGCTTACCTGCCTTTTACCGTACCTACCGCGTACGTGGCACATTTTTACGGCATTATCTTTACGGCTTTTGCGGTGTTCTACGCCATTCTGGGCGGCATGACCAGCATTGTAATCGGCGATTTATTTAAGTACGGCATCATGACGGTAGCCGCTTTGGTGATTGCTTCTATTGCCATGCAAAACCTGGCTCAAAACAGTTTAAACGTGCCGGAAGGTTGGTTTACTCCGTTCTTTGGCGCCACCCTTCACGACCTTAACTGGACCGGAATCATTGACGAGGTAAATGCTAAAATTAAGGAAGATAAGTTTGGCTTGTTTGGTGTTTTCTTCATGATGATGCTCTTTAAAGGTATTCTGGCCAGTTTAGCCGGACCCGCTCCGAGTTACGATATGCAGAAAGTGCTTTCTGCCCGGTCGCCGCAGGATGCCGCCAAAATGAGCGGTTTTGTTTCTGTTTTTTTACTGCCCATTCGGTACGCCATGATTATGGGGTTTGCGGTGCTGGCCTTACTGTATTACGATCAGTTAAACCTGCAATCGGCTACCGGTATTGATTTTGAAAAAATATTACCGGCGGCCATAGTGCAGTTTGTGCCCGCGGGTTTAGTGGGTTTGCTTTTAGCCGGTTTTTTAGCAGCTTTTATGGGCACCTTTGCGGGTACGCTCAACGCCGCGCAGGCTTATTTAGTTAATGATATTTACCTGAAATACGTGAACCCCCAAGCTACCAACAAGCGCATCAGCCACATGAATTACCTGGCAGGTTTGTGTGTGGCAATGGTAGGTATATTTATGGGCTTTTTTACCAAAGATGTAAACAGTATTTTGCAGTGGATTGTATCGGCTTTGTTTGGTGGTTACGTAGCAGCTAATGTTTTAAAATGGCATTGGTGGCGCTTAAATGCCCATGGTTTTTTCTGGGGAATGCTGGCAGGCATTGTACCGGCTTTGATTATGCCGCTAATTTTTAAAGAAACGTTAGAATTATACTACTTTCCGGTTTTGTTTCTGTTATCACTGGCGGGTTGTATTATTGGTTCCCTGGTTACACCACCCACCGAAACCGCTACCTTAAAATCTTTCTACAAAACTGTGCGGCCCTGGGGTTTTTGGCAACCAATTGAAAAACTAATTAAAAACGAAGATCCGGCTTTTAAAGCAAACCAGAATTTT
The sequence above is a segment of the Adhaeribacter swui genome. Coding sequences within it:
- a CDS encoding GMC oxidoreductase produces the protein MANLTIDAVKEMTFDAIVIGSGISGGWAAKELTGKGLRTLVLERGRDVKHVVDYPTANLNPWEFEHRGQVPLEIRKQNPIESQKRGLFNEATMHFVVKDGEQPYIEDKPFNWTRGYHVGGKSLLWARQTQRWSDFDFEGPARDGFAVDWPIRYKDLAPWYSYVEKFAGISGNKDGLPHLPDGEFLPATEMSCVDAYFKDQIAKHYQDRQMIQGRCAHLTQPKEVHYQQGRAKCQHRALCVRGCPFGGYFSSNASTLPWAAKTGKMTLRPHSVVHSIIYDDKKGRATGVRVVDANTKEMLEYYAKIIFVNASALNTNLILLNSTSSRFENGLGNDSGVLGKYVAFHNYRARISAQFESLMDKTTDGKTPNHSYIPRFRNVHKQETDFLRGYAAGFGGGRGMIKNKEGIGATLKEQLLNPVLGPWNVSSWMMGETIPKESNFVTLDKTLKDPYGIPQMRFSVAFDDNDEKMIQDYLEQFTEMFTKAGFTNIKPVDSKSAPGSDIHEMGGVRMGKDPKTSILNKWNQMHACKNVFVTDGACMTSTATQNPSLTYMAFTARAADFAVKEMKKGNI
- a CDS encoding gluconate 2-dehydrogenase subunit 3 family protein — translated: MKRRVALKNLALSFGGLMALPTWAENWSEQSLVAVQAYLTPDQEALLAEITETILPTTDTPGAKDLKIHLFVHKMISDCYEPEVQANVVKGLETAEQLAKQTYAKTFATCDTKQREEILTTMEISIDPNWASFYKLVKDLTLQGYLTSEYYLTNHTNYKMIPGHFYGCVPAPTPQAQLQK
- a CDS encoding TolB family protein; this translates as MQKIYSVILLLLFHAPAWAQNNPVGIFQNHTDIGNPKMKGGATYDAATQTYQIKGGGSNIWFNRDEFHYLYNKIQGDFILTANFAFVGEKGDPHRKIGWMVRESADEAAASMNAVVHGDGLTVLQWRPLRGAYMRDPQDEIFYPKKTVFQIVQLERSGKKMIMRVANWGEPLQEVGSHDMPDLPDAVLAGLFISSHNPDDVQEAKVWNVRIDKPVASIYHPNPQIQKTLPKTQDVLGCRLETMTIADGKRKVILDSPTKLEAPNWMLDGKKLLYNAGGFIYTIPANGGTPEKLNTGSVSRINNDHGIAFDNKQLAISGGKEGTTGGSYVYVLPLAGGTPKLVTQESPSYWHGWATNHKEVVLVGQRNGSKIYNIYRANVSTGKEVALTQNTTGHVDGPEYSPDGKYIYYNANPTGTMQIWRMKPDGSGKEQMTFDENHNWFPHISPDGKWIAYISFPTDIDPNSHPSYQRVTLRLMPTAGGAPRVIAYLYGGQGTINVNSWSPDSKSISFVSNSEKAEAPVAEKSK
- a CDS encoding AraC family transcriptional regulator, producing the protein MKLFKEFNLITPLMNTIYREITPLTQNDCFTILHRVKSEFDFPLHYHDEFELNFIANGAGTKRVIGDHVEVIDDLELVLVGSNLPHAWFTHQCQSKEIFEITLQFHSDLFDNKFLQRNQLSFIRNLLDRSSKGILFSRETTEAFRPRLEKLTHQTGFDSVLELLSLLHDLSVAPNMRTLSNTSFTSEQFTYHSRRIEKAFDFMQAQYNKDISLADVAGVVNMPEVSFSRFIKKRTGKTFIESLNQIRLGHASRLLIDTTQTIAEISYNCGFNNLSYFNRIFRKKNNCTPKEFRQNYSGSRIYI
- a CDS encoding sodium:solute symporter family protein, which codes for MKLTTVDICIILVYLLAVVVLGLVLKKRAAKNKEAYLLGGKTLPWYLLGLSNASDMFDISGTMWMVTLAFVYGLKSLWIPWLWPVFNQVFLMMYLSVWIRRSNVTTGAEWITTRFGNGQGAVASHLIMVIFAILSCLGFLAYGFVGLGKFIEIFIPYNSIAAYLPFTVPTAYVAHFYGIIFTAFAVFYAILGGMTSIVIGDLFKYGIMTVAALVIASIAMQNLAQNSLNVPEGWFTPFFGATLHDLNWTGIIDEVNAKIKEDKFGLFGVFFMMMLFKGILASLAGPAPSYDMQKVLSARSPQDAAKMSGFVSVFLLPIRYAMIMGFAVLALLYYDQLNLQSATGIDFEKILPAAIVQFVPAGLVGLLLAGFLAAFMGTFAGTLNAAQAYLVNDIYLKYVNPQATNKRISHMNYLAGLCVAMVGIFMGFFTKDVNSILQWIVSALFGGYVAANVLKWHWWRLNAHGFFWGMLAGIVPALIMPLIFKETLELYYFPVLFLLSLAGCIIGSLVTPPTETATLKSFYKTVRPWGFWQPIEKLIKNEDPAFKANQNFTLDVFNVIIGVTAQCCLTLLPMYFIIQLHTQLWVTVAVLIVCILILKKTWWNRLPTDNPTYQNKNQRVLAGQQI